In Acidisarcina polymorpha, the DNA window AGGAGAAACGCAAAGACGAACTCGCTCGGGTGTGGCCCAGCGAGAAAACCCAGTTTCTGGCTTCCGTGAAGGATGCCATCACGCGTTCCGCTGAGCCAGCTCTTGAGGCGCATCTTAAACCGCTGCTAAGCGCCCCTGCCAGTCCCGAGAGCGCCGGGCAGTTGAAGGATGCGCCCCGTAAGTATGCCGCCCTCTTTCAGGCCGTTCCCGCTGAGCAGCGTAGCGCTCTCGAAGCGAAGCTTGCCGATCGGCGCAGTCAGGTGCTTCGCGAAATGCTTCCTCCTCAGCAAGCGAAGGCCGATAGTTTCCCCGCAACTCGACAGGGACTGGATGATGGGGCGGAATGGTTCTCCGCCTTTCAAAGCGTTTTCCTTGACCCGCCGGCCATTCCTGAAGCTGTCAGTCTTGCGAAAAGCTACATCACGCGGAGGGAGGCGACACTGGCGAAAATGGCTCCCAGGTTTCGGCAAACGATCGAGACCACAGGCGACCCGGAAAGTGTAGCGTTCCTGTTTGATGATGTTTTCCGGCTCCAGGACGACCGTGAAACGGATGTGTACCGTCAACTTGTCGTTGCCAGAACCGCTCGCGCAGAGATTCTGACGCGGAAAGCAGAACTGGCCCGGCGAGCGGAGGAGGAGAAGGCTGAGCAGGCGGCGTTGCGCCGGGGTGACATTGTGGCCTCCAGTCTGAAAACCGCCGACCTTGCTAATGCCGTATTGTTTCGTGCGCTCTACACGGGCGACTTCGCGCACTCCGGCATCGAGCGGGCAAATGTCATCTTTGTGGACATGTTTGCCGGCTATCTGGAGACATACGGCAAGAGCTGCCCTGCCAATTTGCCTGCAGACAAGGTGGAGATGTCCGTGAAGGAATGCGCAAGGTCTCAGCACCTGGTCAACGGGTATGGACTTCAGGTCAGCCCCGACACCTGCATCGAGTGGAGACGCCGGCCCATCGGTGTTTATGCCGATCCACGCGCCTTTGCGGCCAAGGTCGACCTGGAAGATGCGGCGCAGCGAAACGGGATGCGCAGCTTCTTGCAGGTGCTTGGGTCGAAAGATCCAGTCGGAGACACGGCCGGACAGATGAAGGACATGATCGGCTCTAGCATCTCACTCAGCCGGGACATCCCAAAGTTGATTGCGGAAAATGGATGCACAAGCAAAGCGTTGGCGCGTCTGCAGGAAAACCTGACCCGCTTCGCCACGGGTGAGGATCCAGTTCACCTTTCGGGTTACGTTCCGGACGCCAGCAAAGCCACCAGCGCACAAAACTTGGACACACATAGCTTAGCCGACGACCTGATACGAGCAAACGCCGCCGGCTGGCTGATGAACCAGTACCTCGGGCTCGAGAGCGTTAAGGTAGATGATCAACTAGACACACAAGGCAGGCCCCGCCACATCCACGCGACCTATGATCAGAAGGGAGTGACCCGGCAGGGCGCAGTGGAGATTGCATTCGTCGACGGTGTGCCTTCGTGCCTTTACTTCGAGGACGATCCGGACAACTGCAAGGCTCCCAATCCTTCGATCGTCAGACGCTATGAAAATGGCGAATATCGGAAAAAGAGCGGACGATAACCTGGACGAAGAGTCCGTTAACGATCAGAAAAGTCGATTCAGACAACCCTCAAGCGGCCTCATCTAGGCACAACGTACGCCGCCTTTTTCCCCTCATACTCAACCGGATGCGCCGAGGTTGAGTCCACGGCGACGATCTTGAATTTCCTCGACTGCAGCGTTCCAGAGAACCGCCTGCTCCTTGTCCTACCGAAAGCTCCCTCTTGGCATCGTGCCATATTGGAGTTGTAGTATAGGTTCGTTGTGTTTGCCATTAGACTCTCCACGAAGGCATTCGCTGGCTCTCCGAGAACACATACACCGGAGCGCCAAATTGGCTCCCGCACTGGCCACAACGGTAGCTCACAAACAGCTTCTGGATGAAGGTTGAGCCGCATGGATCACACTGCGGGACCAAGTCCGGTAAGGGCGGGGCCGGTTTCGATAAGCCCAGCCACTCCGTCTGGTCCTCGTGCGACGCGCTAGCCAGCTGCTTCATGGCTTCGATCAGACCTTACTGCATTCGACCAGAGGGCTTGCAGCATGAGCTCGGGACAGCTTGTCAGTGTCGACCTTGATCGGCCGGACCGCAAAGCGGGTGCTTTGCTTGATCTCCTGCAGAATTGACTGGCCTGATGCTTTGTCTTCGATCAGGATGATTCCAGGTTTCCACTCTGCAGCCAAGATTGCCACTTGGCGCTTTAACTCAGGGAAATTCAACCCGTTTCTTGTAACGATGAAGGAGGTAAAAGCCGTCTTGAGCTTCTCCCCTGGAGATACCCAAACTCAAACGAGTGATTCAAAGCTGGGACACGGCATATAAGTTGGGCACAGAGAACGATTACACGAACGCTTCCACCTGGCCGACTGATAACAATATGGAAATGACCATGCGCCACAGCTTCCATCCTCTTGAGAATGGCGATCTGGCTTTCAGGATGCTGATGCACGCGTACGCGATCGCATCCTGATCTTCCATCAGTCGCAGCGGTGTACCTCGCGGCCGCGCTCCGTCGTCTCGAGGATCCACGTGGTAACGCACTTCGAGCAAATGCCTGATTCGGATTCTGACGCATGTTGTTCGTCCCTCTCGACTTCAGGGGTCACCTTTGGACGAATCTCTTTCTTGCCCTGCAGGACATTGGCAAATACCTCGCCTATGGGTATATAGGATTCTGCGTGCTCTCTTCTGTAGACCTCTTCCTCGCGGGCGATTGCGGCTTGCTGCAGAGAACGTTTTCGGCTTGTCATCTTCGCCAAGAGCCAATCACCGATTGCTCGTCTCTCTACGGGCTTGGGGAAGAAAATTCCGACACGCGTATGCGCCGCCTCGTAATCCGATAAATGCGATTTGTCTCCTCGAAGCCATCCAGGGAAGGCGACAGAACGATATGGCTTGGACGGAGAGGCCGGCTATCTGAATGGGCACTCGCTCCCTTATCAGATCAATCCTGAAAAGCCGATGGGATCCAGGAAGACAAGTTGGATTGCAGGGAGGAAGGTCGCCGGCGAGACACTCTATCCAGGCGAAGGAAGGGCGCTGGTCTGCCGAACCCATGACCTTAGACACACGGCGATATCTCGAATGCTCGACGCGATTCCGCCGATCGCAAAGGTCGCCAAGATCGTCGGATGGTCGCCGAGCGCCATGGTAAAGATGGCAGCACGGTACGGCCACTTCAGCACCGATGAGTTGAGAGGGGCGATGGAAACAATCAGTCGCTCCAGGGCCGGGGGAGAATACCGGGGACGTTGGATTGATTGGCTCCTCAGGTAGGACTCGAACCTACAACCCTTCGGTTAACAGAAGAAAGGAGCTCAATTGATGTCTGTTGCTACTGAGATATGCTGAGTTATATAAATCATTGATTTACGTCGGGATTACGGCTCCCTCGACTGATGCTGATTACTCCTGATATGTGCTTAGGGTCCCCGCTAAATCCCCCACAGTTTTCAGGCCGCCGGGTTCGGGGTGGGGGGTGTCTCCTCCGTCGAGTTGGGGCGGTTTGATCGAATGGGAATTCCGCTAATAAGGCCCTGATATTCTGTGAGGCGTTTGCCGAGAATCACCACGCCCCTGGACGTGATCTCGTACTCGCGAATATCCTTGGCGTGATTTCCACCCCGCATCTTGATTACCACCATGATCTTGCGCAGTTGACCATCGATGGATACGTACCGCAGTCGAATGATGTCATCAGTGAGGAAAGAAATTGAATAGGTGCTGAAGGGGAATTCCGTGAAAGACTCATCCACTTCAACTGTGCTTAGAATCGTTACCCCGATCCCAGTCAAAGCGAAGATCATACGGTAAAGCGATTCGCGAAAGTCGGCGCGGAAGCCGGGCGACAGAGCCATTTCAAAGCCGGCAAGGGAATCGATTACCAGACGCTTGGCGCCGATCTTCCGCACCGCATCGAGAATCGAGTGCATGGTTTCATCTACAGAGAGATCCAGGGGGCGCAAATAGAGGATTGTCAGTTTCCCGTCTTTCTGCGGCGTCTCCAGATCCAATCCCAGACTGGCGGCCCGCTCCACATATGCTTGGGGGCGCTCTTCGAAGACCGCCACAATTCCCGGTTCTCCCTGCCGTATGCCCTCCGAAATGAATTGGGTTGCGAGGACAGATTTCCCGGTACCCGAAGAACCTGCTACGAGGACGCTGTCGCCTTCGCGCACGCCACCATCCAGCATCGCGTCCAGTTCCGGAACCCCGAAGGAGAGGCGCCGATCGCCGGGCGGATTCCTCTTGCGCGCGGTCAACCCAAAGGTGCGTGAGAAGGCCTGCACCCCGGCATCGGTTATCCGAAAGGTGTGCAGTCCTGGCACGGAATCCTGACCGCGCAGTTTGATGATCTGCAACTTCCGCACAATTGAATTGCGCTCCGGCGTTTGGCGCAGCCAGAACAGACCATCGGCCACGGTGAAGATGGGATTGTCGCGTAGCTCCTCCTCCGCGTATTCACCAATTAGGAAGGTTGTAGCTTGCCAGCTAGCCAGATAAAGGGCCAGCCGTTGGATGAAGGATTGCAGGTCCATGTCGCTTTCCGGCTTCCGCACCATGGTCCGGAACTAGTCTACAACCACGACGGCGGGGTTAGACTTTTCAACTTCCTTGGTAATCTCCTCCAGGACCGCGCCCAGGTCCTTCTCCAGGACAACCTGACTCAGGTTGATAAAGCGAATGGAGCCGGGCAGCATGGCCGGATCGAAGAACGTGTACTGCTGCTGGTATCGCAGCATTTTTATGGCTGATTCGCCTAGTACCGTGAAATAGAGGGCAGGACGTTCAGGGGTGGCGTTGGCAAAGACGAACTGGTGTGCCAGCGTCGTCTTCCCGCTTCCGGGTGCACCCGCGATGATGTTGAATGAAAATTCCGGGAGACCACCACCCACAATCTGGTCGAGGCCCGGAACTCCGGTGGGTAGTTGGTTGATCTTCACTTTGTCTTGGGTATTCACGCTTTTCTCCCGTTCTCGGAATTGCAATCGTCAAGGGCTGTGTCGGGCCAGGTAACCCGGAGAAGGCTTAACGTTAGAGCTTCGCCCAGGAAGATTAGCAGCAAACCGAGCAGGCGGGAGATGAGAATGATTCCTCCCCCGCCAGCCGCACACTCGGCAGCCCGATCCCTGTCGGTGTCTATTTGATGTTCAATCTCGCTTAGGCCCTCTAATGCTCCATCGGCGGAGATCCGAGCTGCAGCAAGACTGGGAGCTTCCATCCTGGCCAACGCCAAGGCACGAGAAGCCAGCGACTGAAAACCCGCAATTCCAGCGAACTCACCGAGGCCCTGGCGCAGCTTTTCATAGACGCGAAGGGTCGGAGACGCGCTTGGCTCGGAGGTCTCGCCCGCACCGGCTTCATACATGAGAAGTCGATGGGCTAAGTCTCGCATTTCTGGGGTAGCCGTCATGTTTAACCAAGCATCGTTCAAATGAGCAGATTGCAATTGCCGTTACACGCTTTGTTAGAGGATCAGGCGGCAATTCTGTCCTTTGGCGAGCGCCCTAGCGGGTGTGATCTTCGACATCCAGAGTCGCGTTGGGGTAGCGCCGGCAGAATCTCAATTCATGTAGCGATCGGTTTGTAGGTCAGGCAACTCGTCCTGGGGACCGCCAGCTTTGCTTCGGATAAGAGTGAAAACGTCGAGAACCGCGGCAATACTGCGAATGTTCCCCGCAACACTCACCAGCCCATCTTCCATGCCTGCATGCTTATCCGCCAGGGTTTCAATACGTGCGCTCACCTTCCGCAGCCGGTCAATCTCCACCAGAAGGTCGTTGAATGCCGCAGCTATTGCTGGTCCGTCGGACTCAAAGTTTGTCGTGGCCGACTCTGTCCCCAGGTCGACCTGAAGGCGTAAATCCTCGATCAAACCTAGCGTTGTTGCCTCGCCAAGGAAGGTCAGAAAGAGCCCGAGCAGCTGCGCAATCAGAATCATTCCGGCTTCGCCATCATCCGCCTCCCCGTGGCCTTCAATCTCGCCGAGACCGCTCAATCCTCCATTCGCCGTTACCTGCACGGTGTTGAGGTCAGGGGACTCCGATCTTGCCAGAGCCAAGGCACGAGAAGCGAGCGCCTGAAAACCATCAACGCCGACGGTTGCGCTGAGTTGCCGGCGCAGCCTCTCATAAACGCGCACGGTGGCGGGTTCAAATTGCAAAATGGATGCACCTGTATCGGCCTCGCAAGCAACGAGGCTGCGGGCCAAATCACGCGTTTTTTGTGGAGAAGGCATCGTTTCGGTTCTTTGTTTACAAGCTACGTTCGCCTTGAGCATAAAGCATTATCCCGACACGGTTCATCGTACTCAATTCAACGTGTTGCAATCCAAAGATAATTGAAACATTTCTGAAGGATGAGCAAACTTGAACGGGTTGTCCCGCTGCCGGGGAATCCGTAGGGTGCAAGGACTGCTCGTTTGAAGGGAGAAGGTCCAGCTTGACCCCGACTGCAACGGATGATTACCCACCTCCTCCTTTACTAAAATGCTTTTTATACCCCCCGCGCAACCCTCACCAATCACCCCTCACGGGCCGCAACAGTAAGTAGGCCTTCTAAGGTTGAACTTGAAAAGCCACGATTCGATGCCGCCGCTTTCCTTGCGAACGCCGGCGTGGGGAGAAGAATCATCCGATTGGGGCCGAAGAAAGCGCTCCTTTCGCAGGGAGAACCCGTGGACTCGCTCTTTTGTCTTCAGAATGGTCGCGCAAAGGTCACTGTAGTTTCTCCAGCGGAATGCTACTCCTCTTTGCCTCCCTCCCCTCTATCAGGAGATGGCAGCGGATTTGCAATTGTTTGTTGTTGAAGGACTGGCGAACGTCACCGCTAGTGAACCATATCTCCACGGTTCTAGATGGGACGACGGCGTCGAATTGCATCGGCGATGTCTGTCAGCATTCGATTGTGCCGGAGAGGGTTCCGAGATGGTTGAGCAGGTCTGCCTTAACCAAGGTGACGCCGGGGTCCTTGAGGTCAAAGCGAACCGGCATGTCTTCGATCATGGTGCTCCGTCCATTTACCGTGATCGAAACATGCTCAGCGATCGCGGCTATCAGGTCGCGTTTGGTCTGCTCCGCGATGTGCTTTGCGCTCTCGGCGGTATAGGCCTCTACTCTGGCGAGGTCTTCCTTGCTCGGCGCCTTCCAAGCGAAGTAAGCCGCGATGATCGCAGCGACCATGGCCACGCCAGCGACAATGAAGTTTGCAATGTCCATGCGGGTAAGATTATCCCATGGCCACCGATCTGGACGCTTCCCAAACGCATGCACAGGACGCCCTGAACCTTGGCAACCCTCGCAAGATCTAGCCACTTGTGGCGGAGCGGATTAGGGGACTCCGGCCCTGATATCGTTTTGGAATGTACGATACGTCGCTACCATCGACCCCAGAGCCGTGGATTACCCATGCGAACTTCTTGATTTCCGCCATACTGCTGATTCCCGCCATTGGGAATTTCCTCATGGCCATCGCCAAGGAACGAGGAAAGGCAGCAAGGGCTGCGAGAATCGTCAAAGACAACAAAATGCGAGCTGACGTCTTGCAGGCGATGCTCTCGATCAGAGAAAAGGTCCTTCAGGGGGATCAGTTGGCCGAAGCAAAGGCAGACGCTCTCGGCAAGGTAGAGGGTATCGAACGACAAATGAGAAATGGTCTATCCGCAAACGCGACTAAGAACTTCTCCGTGCCTGTGATAGGAGTGCCAAAATGGAGGGTCACATTGGCTCTGTATAAGCCGGTCACCGAGGACCGAGCGAAAAGCATAATCATGCGCGTGGTGTTTCTTTATAGCCTTCTGGTTTTGTTTGCGGCAATGTTCATGGCGATATTCTCGTCGCACCCATCGACGATCTCGGCATTCTGGTACTGAACGTCGGTTCAACGGAGCGTTCGGAAAGGCTGCCTATGGCTGGCTTGGCGCGCGCCTTGGTCTTCTCACAACCGTACTAACGACTGAGGTTGGCACGACGGCAGCCATGTTGACGGTGCTAGCCTTGCATCTTGGACCCACCTTGGGGTTGCTGCCGATCTTGGGAGTAATGCTCAACGGTACGTCTTCCGTGCTGTACGGGACCGTCCCTGAACTTATAACCACTAAACGACTCGAGCGAGCCTTCGCGATTTTCTACACGGGCATTCTTGGCTCAAGCGCGCTTTCTCCTGTGCTTTACGGATGGCTCGCTGATGCGGCAGGGCAGGTCAGGGCCACCGCCGCAGCCGCCATAACGGCCCTCGCAGTCGTACCGCTCATGCTCCTCTTGTCACCCCGGCTGGCACGATCCGCGAACCCCCAGAACCCTTAAGATCTCCGCCGAATGTTTAGACCATTGCTGGGCCGCACCATTAAGGAAGGTGAGCGTCTGCGAAGGAAGGTGAGCGTCTGCGCTTGTGCATCGGGACCCGCAGGTGCGCAACCGGACCCATTTAAGTACCGCTAAGCAAAGGCCGTTGCATTGGCGCAGACCGCTTCACCATCAAAATCTGCTTGCAATCAGGCGACAGACCATACATAGTGACCTTTATAAGAAAAGCGTCTAAGAACATATTGGAAAGGAACTTTGTTGCGACAGATACTCCAGGCTGTAATGTTTTCTCTGCTCGGGCTACAGATCGTAGCCATCCTCTGTGCAACTTCCCAACCCGCATATGCATACGTTGACCCGGGTTCCGGACTGCTTGCATTTCAAATGATTGGCACTACATTTGCAGGAGTGATCTTTGTCATTCGCAAGCGGCTTCGGCGTCTGTTACAAACCAGATTCTCGCGGGCTAAGGTTGAGCGCGTTGTACCCAAATGAGCCCCCTCCGGAAAGCTCCGCAGGAACCTTCCGCGATCCTGCAGGTCGACTTTATGAGCATGATGGACGCATTTTGCGCGAGGTCTACGCCCACTGTGCGCCATTGGTGCTGGCGCAGCTCCAATCGCCGCTTGTACAACGCTGGATTGAACAACGCCGCATGGTTGCGACGCGGGTGCTGTCCTTTGAACCCGGCAGATCGGCTTTCCTTGAGCATGACCGTATCTTCTTTCCTTCCTATCCCTGGGAGTGGACTCCTGGCCAATGGATGGAGTCGGCTTCGCTCACACTCGAACTCTGCCAAGAAGCGATCGCCGGCGGTTTGATTCTTAAAGATGCGACGCCACTGAACATTCTTTTCTCCGGTCCGGTCCCAATGCTGGTGGATGTGCTGTCACTTGAAGAGCGCGATCCACAGAACCCGCTTTGGATTGCCTACGGACAGTTCGTAAGGACCTTCCTGCTGCCGCTTTGCGCATACGTTTATCTCGGGTGGCCTTTGTCCGCCACACTGCAGCGTCGCGATGGATACGAGCCGTACGACTTAGCTCCCTTTCTCCCTCGACTCGGTCGTTGGCGTAATCCCCTCCGCTCCCTGGTCACCCTCCCATGCCTGCTGGAGAGAAATGCCAACGCTGGGCGCCCCCAGAAGCAAGTCTCTGGGGAGCTATCAACGTTCGCCCTTCACCGCCTGCTGCGCTCCACGCGCAAGTTACTGCTAGCTTTGACTCCTGTGCCGCGCTCCTCGCGATGGAGTGCTTACACTGAGACAGCTTCGCACTACAGTTTCTCCGATGATGGCGCGAAGCAGGCATTTGTCCGTAGGTCGCTCGACCGCATCCAGCCCGCCCGCGTTCTCGATGTGGGCGCCAATACCGGTGAATATTCGCGCATCGCGGCCGCGAGTGGCGCCGATGTAGTGGCTTGGGACACTGACGTACAAGCTGCCGATTTGAATTGGCAAACTGCGCGTCGCGACAGCTTGCGCATTCTTCCCATCGTTGCCGACTTTGCTCGACCTACCCCAGCGGTTGGTTGGCAAAATCGCGAGTGTCCCAGCCTGCTCGACAGGGCCAAAGGTCGATTCGACTGTGTCCTAATGTTGGGCATACTGCATCATCTTCTACTTGCCGACCAGATTCCGCTTCATGCCATCCTTGAACAGCTCTCAGGTCTTACCAAGCGCTGGGCGATTCTCGAATGGATACCGAAAGAGGACTCGCAATTTGATGGGTTATGCCGTGGGCGCCAGGAACTCTATGCCCACTTGGATGAAGGGTTCTTCATTAAGACACTGTCCAGCAGATTCTCGTTGCGCGATCGTTGTCACCTCCCGAATGGCCGCACGCTGTGGCTGCTGGAGGCGACCGCTTGAACAAACGACGATATTGGAAGGAGTTGGCTTGGTGTTGTTCTTCGCACAGAACAGGACGAGCCATACACCCTGTGGCTCATCAAAAATGAACAAGAAAGTAGAAATACCTGCCGTCGCATTAGGCGCGACGACCATCTTTCTCACGTGGATTTTGGGTCCTCTGCTTTCGGGAGGGCATGACGCGATTTATCGTTGGAATGGTTCCGCTTCGACGCTCTTCGTTCCTGCCGCGCTGGACTTCTCCTTGTTTTGGCTTGTGTTGACTTGTTTTCTTCTGATTGCGTGCAAGCGCGGTCGATTGCGTGTGGCTATATGGTCGGGAATTCTGCTGTTTACGCCGTGGATTGAGATCAAGAATTGGAGTAGCCTCTCGGGGAACACACCTTCCCCAGCCT includes these proteins:
- a CDS encoding RAD55 family ATPase, with the protein product MQAFSRTFGLTARKRNPPGDRRLSFGVPELDAMLDGGVREGDSVLVAGSSGTGKSVLATQFISEGIRQGEPGIVAVFEERPQAYVERAASLGLDLETPQKDGKLTILYLRPLDLSVDETMHSILDAVRKIGAKRLVIDSLAGFEMALSPGFRADFRESLYRMIFALTGIGVTILSTVEVDESFTEFPFSTYSISFLTDDIIRLRYVSIDGQLRKIMVVIKMRGGNHAKDIREYEITSRGVVILGKRLTEYQGLISGIPIRSNRPNSTEETPPTPNPAA
- a CDS encoding class I SAM-dependent methyltransferase — protein: MSFASGFGVCYKPDSRGLRLSALYPNEPPPESSAGTFRDPAGRLYEHDGRILREVYAHCAPLVLAQLQSPLVQRWIEQRRMVATRVLSFEPGRSAFLEHDRIFFPSYPWEWTPGQWMESASLTLELCQEAIAGGLILKDATPLNILFSGPVPMLVDVLSLEERDPQNPLWIAYGQFVRTFLLPLCAYVYLGWPLSATLQRRDGYEPYDLAPFLPRLGRWRNPLRSLVTLPCLLERNANAGRPQKQVSGELSTFALHRLLRSTRKLLLALTPVPRSSRWSAYTETASHYSFSDDGAKQAFVRRSLDRIQPARVLDVGANTGEYSRIAAASGADVVAWDTDVQAADLNWQTARRDSLRILPIVADFARPTPAVGWQNRECPSLLDRAKGRFDCVLMLGILHHLLLADQIPLHAILEQLSGLTKRWAILEWIPKEDSQFDGLCRGRQELYAHLDEGFFIKTLSSRFSLRDRCHLPNGRTLWLLEATA